The following DNA comes from Tunturibacter psychrotolerans.
GAGTTCGACCATGTGGCGTGCGGAGGCGGCGTCTAGGTTGGAGAATGGCTCGTCGAGGAGGAGAATCTCTGGGTCGGTCTGGAGAACGCGGGCGAGGGAGGTGCGTTGGCGCATGCCCTGGGAGTATTGACCTACGGGGCGGTCGAGTTTGGGGTCGAGGCCTACTGCGCGGAGGGCCATCTCGGGGTTGCCGACGCAGGCGCAACCTCCATCACGATGGAGAGAGGAGAAGTAGTTGAGGTTCTCCATCGCGGTGAGCTCGTCGTAGAGCATGGGCGAGTGGCTCATGTAGGCTACGCGGCGGCGCTGCTGGTGCGGGGCTTCGGAGAAGACGGTGACGCGGCCGCGAGTGGGGGTGATGAGGCCTGCGATCATGCGGAGGAGAGTGGATTTTCCCGCGCCGTTTTCGCCGAGGATGATGGTGCAGGAGCCGGTGCAGAAGCTGGTGGTGATGTTGCGGAGCGCGGCGAAGCGGCCATAGATCTTAGAGACTGACTCGAGCGAGATGCAGTCCGTGCTGGCGGCGGATGGAGGAGCACTGATACGAGTTGTCTCTGCCGTCTGCGTCATATCTTTGCGCTTCGCGTTATTTGATTGCAGGCAGTGTGGCGGCAGCGGTGGTGGCTGGGGTTGTAGAGGCTGGGGCGGGAGCGTATTTGGAGGCGCATTTGGCCTGGAGTTGAGTGGCGTGGAAGACTCCGTCGTGGCCGTAGGTGCCGACGGCGAGGGCCTGGGCGTCATCCTTGAAGGTGTCGGGTGGCGGCTCGGAGCCCTGATAGACCACTGAGAGTTTGTGGCCTTGTTCGAGAAGATCAAAGGTGGCGTTGGTGCCTACGCGGTGGATGCTACCGGGGGCTACGTTCCCGGCTACGCGGAGATGGCGGACGTAGGCCTTGTTTCCCATGCCCTGCAGCTCGCCGATGGTGACGTAGTAGCTCTTGTTGTCGCGTCCGCCGGTGAACGAGAGATAGGCGATCGTGGCCACGATGATGACGGTGGCGACGATGAATTTGATCGGGCTCTTCTGAGAAGCATTTGCCATGTTCTTCGTCTTTCAGTCTACGGTTACGGGTTCGATTTGGGTAGCCATCCCTTTGTGGGATACCCCCCCTCCCCCCCTGTGGGGTATCTTGCGCCTAAGTTGCTTAGAATGATTAGTTTATGGACAGGGTGTGTCTGTAAAATATTCTATTCAAAGGGCTTGCGTGCAAAATACTTGTTTTGTTGTAGTTGCGATACCCTGTGATCTCTATATGTTTCGATGAGTTTTGCGCGTCCTAAATTTGGCTCCCTCTTCTATTTTAGACGTTTGACTGGGGGTAATACGCCACGACAAAAGCCTTACTGGGCGCGGGTTTTCGCATGGGAGGGCCTTGACAGGATTTTGACAATTAGCTTTTCGAGACGTCGAATATTTGCCCGCTCAAGGGTGTATTCGAGATATGGTTCGCCCATGAGCAAAAGGGCGATCCTGGTTCGCAGCGGGTTGATGTTGTTTTCGGTTTTGTCTTTGTTGGCGGCGCAGAGCAAGTTTGTGGCGCAGGGTAGCGCACGCTCGGACAGTTCGACATTCGATCGTTACACCGGCTGCAAGTTCAGTGATGAGTTGTCGGTTGTGGAGACATCGCCGCTTGCGCCAGGCGTTCATGAGCGCACGGTTCAGACCTCGAAGGGGCCAAAACAGGTAGGGATGGTGGAGGGACGAAGGGTGATGTTCGCCTATCCAGGAAAGGACTTCTACGCGAACGTGAAGGTGGAGATTCTGCCGGAGAAGGACTATGCGGAGATGAGGCAGATTTTGGTCGAAAACTTCGACTATATGCTGGCGACGAGTAAGGACAGCACACGAAACTATGAGTTGAAGCCGAAGCTTAACGGTCTCGATATTCGTGGTTTGGATAAAGACAACTTGGAAGGTGGCGTCTTAGGCATCTATGTGCTGTTGAACGATGCCTCGAGGATGGTGACTACGATTTATTTTTTGAATCAGGAGCCGAAGGACCGAAGCTATCAGACGATTGAGGGATATCGCGTGGCGAGAGATCGATTTCTTTCCACCTATGCAGGTTGTATCGGCACGAAACATTGAGTATCGAACGAGCTCATTTTTTGCAGGGCTGACTCGTTTGAGTTGCGAGACAGCCCTGCGGTTGGTAGAGACGGTTATTTGGCGGATCCAGTGGACGCTGCGGCCTTCTCGATGAGGGCGGCGACGGGTGCGGGATGCGACAGCATGGCGACGTGGCTGGAGGGGAGCGTGATGGTTTCGGCATGCATTGCCTTGGCCATGGCGCGCTCGGCGTCGGGTGGGATCATGCGATCGTTGGCGGAGACGACGTACCAGGTGGGCTTTTGATGCCAGGCTGCAGTGGTGATGGTTCCATTCAACACTTTGGCGTTGGTTGGGCCCTGGGTGGCGGTGATGTTGGCCTTTTCCGCAGCGGTGAGGTCCTGAGCGAAGTCCTCGGAGACACCTTTCTGCGTGAGCTTGAGAAAGCCCTGTGCGTCGGGACGAAGCTCTGCGATGCCGGGAGGTGGTGTACCGCCCTGGCTCAGCTGATTGATGGATCCGTTGTCGCCGGGTGCGAAGGCGGCGACATAGACGAGGCCGGAGACTTTGGGGTCATTGCCTGCTTCGGTGATGACGACGCCGCCGTAGGAGTGGCCGACGAGAAGCACCGGCCCATCTTCAATGGCGATGGCCCGTTTGACGGTGGCGACATCGTCTTCGAGTGAGGTGAGGGGAAGCTCTACGGCGACGACGTTGAGGCCCTTGGCTTCGAGCAGAGGGATGACCTTGGACCAGCTCGCGCCGTTTGCCCAGGCACCATGCACGAGGATCACGTTGTGAGTGGGGCCGGTTGCCGATGGGGTTTGGGCTGGGGTGGGTGTGGCTGCTGCGGAAAAGAGGAGCGCGGCGCTGAGGGTGGATAAGAGACTGAACTTCATAGTGGTCCTTTCGAGTTGCGTTGCATTGGAAGTAGGCTACCTTCTAGTTGGTAGACTACGCTAAAAGGTTAAGGTGATTGTCAGCGCCTGACTATCTTTATCTGAATTTAGAGTTGTGCGGAGAGCTTGCGCAGGGCGCCTTGCATGACCGATGTATAGACTTTGCTCGTCCCATAGGTGCGGGCCGAGATCATGGCACCGTTGATCAGCGCGATGAATGTTTCGGCTTCGGTCGAGGCTGATTGTTCGAGCTGAATGATGCCTTTGGCGCGGCCTTCTTCCATGGTTTGCTGGATCCACACTTTGAGTTCGCGGAAGTAACGCTTGACTTCAAGCTTTACCTCTTCCGGAAGTGTGGGAAGTTCTGCGCCCAGCAGGGCGGCGATGCAGATGGGCTCGGTTTTGTCGCGAATGCATTTTTCCCAATGGAGAACGTAGGCGTCGAGGCGCTTGAGCGGACTGTCAACGCGCCGGGTGAGATCGCTGAGGGCTGCGACGAGCTTGTTGCGATGCTGTTTGAGGACGGCAGTGACCAGAATCTCTTTGGTAGGAAAGTGGTGATGGATGCTTGGCTTACGGATTTTGACCATCTCCGCGATATCCGCATAACTGAACGCCGAGTAGCCGCGATCGGCGAGGAGGGCGTGAGCGGATTCCAGGATTCGGTCTGCGGTATCACCTTGCACGGCGGGATACTACCAACTAGTAGATATCGATGCAACTAAAAGAAAAACGGAGGCTTGCTTTTGCTTTGGTGCACTTCTCACGGTGGGGTGGTTGGAGTAAGGTCGGGTTATGAGCGAACTTTTGGATTTGGCTGTAAGAGCACATGGTGGGCTTGAGCGTTGGAACAAAGTGAAGTCGGTGAAGGTTGCGGCTTCGATTGGCGGTGGGCTTTGGTATGTGAAGGGGAAGCTTGACTATCTGAAGAACGTCGTCGTGACGTGCGACGCGAAGGTTGAACGGCTGGTGATGGATTTTCCGGGGCAGGATAAGCGGTCGGTGTTTGAGCCGGAGCGGATCGTGATGGAGAAGGCGGACGGGACGTTGATCGAGGCTCGCGATGATCCGGAGAAGGCCTTTGAGGGGGATCAGCGAGAGAAGCCGTGGGACGATATTCATGTTGCATACTTCAGCGGCGAGGCTTTGTGGACTTACTTGACTACTCCTTTTCTCTATACCTATGCGGGTTTCAAGAGCGAGGAGATCGCGTCGATTGAGGTAGAGGGCGA
Coding sequences within:
- a CDS encoding alpha/beta fold hydrolase translates to MKFSLLSTLSAALLFSAAATPTPAQTPSATGPTHNVILVHGAWANGASWSKVIPLLEAKGLNVVAVELPLTSLEDDVATVKRAIAIEDGPVLLVGHSYGGVVITEAGNDPKVSGLVYVAAFAPGDNGSINQLSQGGTPPPGIAELRPDAQGFLKLTQKGVSEDFAQDLTAAEKANITATQGPTNAKVLNGTITTAAWHQKPTWYVVSANDRMIPPDAERAMAKAMHAETITLPSSHVAMLSHPAPVAALIEKAAASTGSAK
- a CDS encoding TetR/AcrR family transcriptional regulator, with protein sequence MQGDTADRILESAHALLADRGYSAFSYADIAEMVKIRKPSIHHHFPTKEILVTAVLKQHRNKLVAALSDLTRRVDSPLKRLDAYVLHWEKCIRDKTEPICIAALLGAELPTLPEEVKLEVKRYFRELKVWIQQTMEEGRAKGIIQLEQSASTEAETFIALINGAMISARTYGTSKVYTSVMQGALRKLSAQL
- a CDS encoding ABC transporter ATP-binding protein, which gives rise to MTQTAETTRISAPPSAASTDCISLESVSKIYGRFAALRNITTSFCTGSCTIILGENGAGKSTLLRMIAGLITPTRGRVTVFSEAPHQQRRRVAYMSHSPMLYDELTAMENLNYFSSLHRDGGCACVGNPEMALRAVGLDPKLDRPVGQYSQGMRQRTSLARVLQTDPEILLLDEPFSNLDAASARHMVELLADFRTWPVAPVNGVMGARTLLLTTHQSSLAEPLATRTLTMRNGEIVDSHSDSSTEAAG
- a CDS encoding cytochrome c maturation protein CcmE, with translation MANASQKSPIKFIVATVIIVATIAYLSFTGGRDNKSYYVTIGELQGMGNKAYVRHLRVAGNVAPGSIHRVGTNATFDLLEQGHKLSVVYQGSEPPPDTFKDDAQALAVGTYGHDGVFHATQLQAKCASKYAPAPASTTPATTAAATLPAIK